The following proteins are co-located in the Heliorestis convoluta genome:
- a CDS encoding TIGR00341 family protein, whose product MQRVASKISEEQKREIYHELSESGQANAYFYLMVALSGTVATLGLLTNSAAVIIGAMLIAPLMNPIISGSLAITLGDTQLLRRASFAEFTGLALAIVLSTFITLLSPTRELTPEILARIEPTLFDLLIALASGAAGAYTITYHPKSAALPGVAIATALMPPLCVVGIGLATYEYAVVMGGFLLFLANLIAISLASSIVFLLAGFTSKFTGEKDEVLSVRQRFMISIAMLVLISIPLITIMARAVDRNQTDKLILQSLSDNLQIIPRTELVTYQYQRDSKGLEIYAVVRSPEHFTPNQLREIENLLEYRLKAPVSLQLQMVRVAEVNRHGLIDSPPLAPEEGAVVPAMGTTLSPEQAGIVLNNPEKLIEDILVEKNRVSPDFLWRTFSFSYDRETSTYKVTLHLEAEATIDGSLPSLLTTLMEDRLKRKVLLSIVQPMVEVSEVEEEEVDPDLESVPGSKV is encoded by the coding sequence ATGCAAAGAGTTGCTTCGAAAATATCAGAGGAGCAAAAACGAGAGATTTATCATGAGCTTAGTGAATCAGGACAAGCCAACGCTTACTTTTATCTCATGGTGGCTTTGTCTGGTACGGTAGCAACATTGGGTTTGTTGACCAATAGCGCTGCTGTTATTATCGGGGCCATGTTGATTGCACCGTTAATGAATCCCATTATATCGGGTTCACTGGCCATTACACTGGGTGATACACAACTACTTCGTCGAGCCTCTTTTGCTGAGTTTACAGGCCTTGCTTTGGCCATCGTCCTTTCTACTTTCATTACCTTGCTTTCACCCACTCGAGAACTGACGCCAGAGATATTAGCACGGATAGAACCTACACTTTTCGATTTATTAATAGCGTTAGCCTCTGGTGCAGCTGGCGCTTATACAATTACCTACCATCCCAAGTCGGCTGCACTGCCAGGCGTTGCGATTGCCACAGCCTTAATGCCACCTCTTTGCGTAGTAGGGATTGGTTTGGCAACCTACGAATACGCCGTTGTTATGGGTGGTTTTCTTCTATTTTTAGCCAACTTAATTGCCATTAGTTTGGCTAGCTCTATTGTCTTTTTGTTGGCTGGGTTTACTTCGAAGTTTACCGGTGAAAAAGACGAAGTCCTCTCGGTTCGTCAACGCTTTATGATTTCGATTGCCATGCTCGTTCTGATCTCGATTCCACTGATCACCATTATGGCTCGCGCTGTTGATAGAAATCAGACTGATAAATTGATCTTACAATCCTTAAGTGATAACTTGCAGATTATTCCTCGTACAGAACTGGTAACGTATCAATATCAACGGGATTCTAAAGGGCTAGAGATTTATGCTGTAGTACGTTCTCCAGAGCATTTTACACCGAATCAGTTGCGAGAGATTGAAAATCTCTTAGAGTATCGCCTCAAAGCACCTGTTTCTTTGCAGTTGCAAATGGTTCGAGTCGCAGAAGTAAACCGTCACGGCCTGATTGATTCGCCTCCTCTTGCACCAGAAGAAGGTGCTGTCGTTCCAGCAATGGGTACGACTTTATCACCGGAACAAGCCGGCATTGTTCTTAATAATCCAGAGAAATTGATTGAAGATATTCTTGTTGAAAAGAATCGTGTTTCACCTGATTTTTTATGGAGGACTTTTTCCTTTTCTTACGATCGAGAAACTTCTACTTATAAGGTAACATTGCACTTAGAAGCGGAGGCCACGATAGATGGTTCTTTGCCCTCTTTGCTCACGACGTTAATGGAAGATCGGCTAAAGCGAAAAGTTCTGTTATCGATTGTGCAGCCTATGGTTGAAGTTTCTGAAGTGGAAGAGGAAGAAGTTGATCCTGATTTGGAGTCAGTACCGGGGTCTAAGGTATAG
- a CDS encoding DUF2179 domain-containing protein encodes MTALLFGYFVVFMARVIDVTMMTLRVLMVMRGKKLWAATFGFFEVLIYIIALKLVFDTLDDPLSLIIYALGFAAGNVVGTWLEEKLAIGYLTMQVITFRDAWNFSDRLREEGFGVSLFPCQGREGCHQLLNVVFERKRFRELEKKVNEWDPKAFVTVMDTKPIRGGTFRATRK; translated from the coding sequence GTGACGGCACTACTATTCGGCTATTTCGTAGTATTTATGGCACGGGTTATTGACGTCACAATGATGACACTGCGCGTGCTTATGGTCATGCGAGGGAAAAAACTATGGGCTGCCACCTTTGGATTCTTTGAAGTTTTAATCTACATCATTGCTCTTAAGCTTGTCTTTGATACGCTTGATGACCCTTTAAGCCTGATTATATACGCCCTCGGCTTTGCAGCCGGCAACGTAGTCGGTACCTGGCTCGAAGAAAAACTCGCCATTGGTTACTTAACCATGCAAGTTATCACCTTCCGGGACGCCTGGAATTTCTCCGATCGATTGCGTGAAGAAGGTTTCGGTGTAAGCCTGTTTCCCTGCCAAGGCCGTGAAGGTTGCCATCAGCTTCTGAACGTTGTTTTTGAAAGAAAAAGGTTTCGTGAGCTGGAGAAAAAGGTCAATGAGTGGGACCCGAAAGCTTTCGTGACTGTGATGGACACAAAACCCATTCGGGGTGGAACCTTTCGAGCAACGCGGAAGTAG